From the Pseudomonas sp. SORT22 genome, one window contains:
- the rpoB gene encoding DNA-directed RNA polymerase subunit beta, whose product MAYSYTEKKRIRKDFSKLPDVMDVPYLLAIQLDSYREFLQAGATKDQFRDVGLHAAFKSVFPIISYSGNAALEYVGYRLGEPAFDVKECVLRGVTYAVPLRVKVRLIIFDKESSNKAIKDIKEQEVYMGEIPLMTENGTFVINGTERVIVSQLHRSPGVFFDHDRGKTHSSGKLLYSARIIPYRGSWLDFEFDPKDCVFVRIDRRRKLPASVLLRALGYSTEEVLDAFYTTNVFHVSGEKLSLELVPQRLRGEVAVMDIHDETGKVIVEQGRRITARHINQLEKAGVKQLDVPLEYVLGRTTAKAIVHPATGEILAECNTELSTDVLVKIAKAQVVRIETLYTNDIDCGPFISDTLKIDSTSNQLEALVEIYRMMRPGEPPTKDAAETLFNNLFFSAERYDLSAVGRMKFNRRIGRTEIEGSGVLSKEDIVEVLKTLVDIRNGKGIVDDIDHLGNRRVRCVGEMAENQFRVGLVRVERAVKERLSMAESEGLMPQDLINAKPVAAAVKEFFGSSQLSQFMDQNNPLSEITHKRRVSALGPGGLTRERAGFEVRDVHPTHYGRVCPIETPEGPNIGLINSLAAYARTNQYGFLESPYRVVKEGVVTDDIVFLSAIEEADHVIAQASATMNEKKHLIDELVAVRHLNEFTVKAPEDVTLMDVSPKQVVSVAASLIPFLEHDDANRALMGSNMQRQAVPTLRADKPLVGTGMERNVARDSGVCVVARRGGVIDSVDASRIVVRVADDEVETGEAGVDIYNLTKYTRSNQNTCINQRPLVNKGDAVQRGDIMADGPSTDMGELALGQNMRIAFMAWNGFNFEDSICLSERVVQEDRFTTIHIQELTCVARDTKLGPEEITADIPNVGEAALNKLDEAGIVYVGAEVGAGDILVGKVTPKGETQLTPEEKLLRAIFGEKASDVKDTSLRVPTGTKGTVIDVQVFTRDGVERDSRALSIEKMQLDEIRKDLNEEFRIVEGATFERLRSALNGQVVDGGAGLKKGTVITNEVLDGLEHGQWFKLRMAEDALNEQLEKAQAYIVDRRRLLDDKFEDKKRKLQQGDDLAPGVLKIVKVYLAIRRRIQPGDKMAGRHGNKGVVSVIMPVEDMPHDANGTPVDVVLNPLGVPSRMNVGQILETHLGLAAKGLGEKINRMLEEQRKVIELRKFLTEIYNEIGGRQEQLETFSDQEILDLAKNLKGGVPMATPVFDGAKESEIKAMLKLADMPESGQMQLFDGRTGNKFERHVTVGYMYMLKLNHLVDDKMHARSTGSYSLVTQQPLGGKAQFGGQRFGEMEVWALEAYGAAYTLQEMLTVKSDDVNGRTKMYKNIVDGDHRMEPGMPESFNVLIKEIRSLGIDIDLETE is encoded by the coding sequence ATGGCTTACTCATACACTGAGAAAAAACGTATCCGCAAGGACTTTAGCAAGTTGCCGGACGTCATGGATGTGCCTTACCTCCTGGCCATCCAGCTGGATTCGTATCGTGAATTCTTGCAAGCGGGAGCGACCAAAGATCAGTTCCGCGACGTGGGCCTGCATGCGGCCTTCAAATCGGTTTTCCCGATCATCAGCTACTCCGGCAATGCTGCCCTGGAGTACGTTGGCTATCGTCTGGGCGAACCGGCTTTTGATGTCAAAGAATGCGTACTGCGTGGCGTGACCTACGCGGTGCCGCTGCGGGTAAAAGTCCGCCTGATCATTTTCGACAAAGAATCGTCGAACAAAGCGATCAAGGACATCAAAGAGCAAGAAGTCTACATGGGTGAAATCCCCCTGATGACTGAAAACGGTACCTTCGTAATCAACGGTACCGAGCGTGTTATCGTTTCCCAGCTGCACCGTTCGCCGGGCGTGTTCTTCGATCACGACCGCGGCAAGACGCACAGCTCTGGCAAACTGCTGTACTCGGCGCGGATCATTCCTTACCGCGGCTCGTGGCTGGACTTCGAATTCGATCCGAAAGACTGTGTATTCGTCCGTATCGACCGTCGTCGCAAACTGCCTGCGTCGGTTCTGCTGCGCGCGCTGGGCTACAGCACTGAAGAAGTGCTGGACGCTTTCTACACCACCAACGTTTTCCACGTGTCGGGCGAGAAGCTCAGCCTGGAGCTGGTGCCTCAGCGCCTGCGTGGTGAAGTTGCGGTCATGGACATCCATGACGAAACCGGCAAGGTCATTGTCGAGCAAGGTCGTCGTATCACTGCTCGCCACATCAACCAGCTGGAAAAAGCTGGCGTCAAGCAGCTGGACGTGCCGCTGGAATACGTCCTGGGCCGCACTACCGCCAAGGCGATCGTGCACCCGGCTACCGGCGAGATCCTGGCTGAGTGCAACACCGAGCTGAGCACCGACGTCCTGGTGAAAATCGCCAAGGCCCAGGTTGTTCGCATCGAGACCCTGTACACCAACGACATCGACTGCGGTCCGTTCATCTCGGATACCCTGAAGATCGACTCCACCAGCAACCAACTGGAAGCGCTGGTCGAGATCTATCGCATGATGCGTCCTGGCGAGCCGCCAACCAAGGATGCCGCCGAGACCCTGTTCAACAACCTGTTCTTCAGCGCCGAGCGTTACGACCTGTCGGCCGTTGGCCGCATGAAGTTCAACCGTCGTATCGGTCGCACCGAGATCGAAGGTTCGGGCGTGCTGAGCAAGGAAGATATCGTCGAGGTCCTCAAGACCCTGGTCGACATCCGTAACGGCAAAGGCATCGTCGACGACATCGACCACCTCGGTAACCGTCGCGTCCGCTGTGTCGGCGAGATGGCCGAGAACCAGTTCCGCGTTGGCCTGGTGCGTGTAGAGCGCGCGGTCAAAGAGCGTCTGTCGATGGCAGAAAGCGAAGGCCTGATGCCTCAGGACCTGATCAACGCCAAGCCGGTTGCGGCGGCGGTGAAAGAGTTCTTCGGCTCCAGCCAGCTCTCGCAGTTCATGGACCAGAACAACCCGCTGTCCGAGATCACCCACAAGCGTCGTGTCTCTGCACTCGGCCCTGGTGGTCTGACCCGTGAGCGCGCAGGCTTCGAAGTCCGTGACGTACACCCGACCCACTACGGCCGCGTGTGCCCGATCGAGACCCCTGAAGGTCCGAACATCGGTCTGATCAACTCCCTGGCGGCATACGCTCGCACCAACCAGTACGGCTTCCTGGAAAGCCCGTACCGCGTGGTGAAAGAGGGCGTGGTTACCGACGACATCGTGTTCCTGTCGGCGATCGAAGAAGCTGATCACGTCATCGCCCAGGCTTCGGCCACGATGAACGAGAAGAAGCACCTGATCGATGAGCTGGTAGCTGTTCGTCACCTGAACGAATTCACCGTCAAGGCGCCGGAAGACGTCACCCTGATGGACGTTTCGCCGAAGCAGGTAGTTTCGGTTGCAGCGTCGCTGATTCCGTTCCTCGAGCACGACGACGCCAACCGTGCGTTGATGGGTTCGAACATGCAGCGTCAGGCTGTACCAACCCTGCGCGCCGACAAGCCGCTGGTCGGTACCGGCATGGAGCGCAACGTTGCCCGTGACTCCGGCGTTTGCGTCGTGGCCCGTCGTGGCGGCGTGATCGACTCTGTCGATGCCAGCCGTATCGTTGTTCGCGTTGCCGATGACGAAGTTGAAACCGGTGAAGCCGGTGTCGACATCTACAACCTGACCAAATACACCCGTTCGAACCAGAACACCTGCATCAACCAGCGTCCGCTGGTTAACAAGGGTGACGCGGTTCAGCGTGGCGACATCATGGCCGACGGCCCGTCCACCGACATGGGTGAACTGGCGCTGGGTCAGAACATGCGCATCGCGTTCATGGCGTGGAACGGCTTCAACTTCGAAGACTCCATCTGCCTGTCCGAGCGTGTTGTTCAGGAAGACCGCTTCACCACGATCCACATCCAGGAACTGACCTGTGTGGCCCGTGACACCAAGCTTGGCCCAGAGGAAATCACCGCGGACATCCCGAACGTCGGTGAAGCTGCGCTGAACAAGCTGGACGAAGCCGGTATCGTTTATGTTGGTGCTGAAGTTGGCGCTGGCGACATCCTGGTCGGCAAGGTCACGCCAAAAGGCGAAACCCAGCTGACTCCGGAAGAAAAACTGCTGCGCGCAATCTTCGGTGAGAAAGCCAGCGACGTTAAAGACACCTCCCTGCGCGTGCCTACCGGCACCAAAGGTACTGTCATCGACGTACAGGTCTTCACCCGTGATGGCGTCGAGCGCGACAGCCGTGCGCTGTCCATCGAGAAGATGCAGCTGGACGAGATCCGCAAGGACCTCAACGAAGAGTTCCGCATCGTCGAAGGCGCAACCTTCGAACGTCTGCGTTCGGCCCTGAACGGCCAGGTTGTCGACGGTGGTGCAGGCCTGAAGAAAGGCACTGTGATCACCAACGAAGTCCTGGACGGTCTGGAGCACGGCCAGTGGTTCAAGCTGCGCATGGCCGAAGACGCGCTGAACGAGCAGCTCGAGAAGGCCCAGGCCTACATCGTTGATCGTCGCCGTCTGCTGGACGACAAGTTCGAAGACAAGAAGCGCAAGCTGCAGCAGGGCGATGACCTGGCACCGGGCGTACTGAAGATCGTCAAGGTCTACCTGGCAATCCGTCGCCGCATCCAGCCGGGCGACAAGATGGCCGGCCGTCACGGTAACAAAGGTGTGGTCTCGGTGATCATGCCGGTCGAAGACATGCCGCACGACGCCAACGGTACTCCGGTCGACGTGGTCCTCAACCCGTTGGGCGTACCATCGCGTATGAACGTCGGTCAGATCCTCGAAACCCACCTGGGCCTGGCGGCCAAAGGTCTGGGCGAGAAGATCAACCGCATGCTCGAAGAGCAGCGCAAGGTCATCGAGCTGCGCAAGTTCCTCACCGAGATCTACAACGAGATCGGTGGTCGTCAGGAACAACTGGAGACCTTCTCCGACCAGGAAATCCTGGACCTGGCGAAGAACCTCAAAGGCGGTGTGCCAATGGCCACTCCAGTCTTCGACGGTGCCAAGGAAAGCGAGATCAAGGCCATGCTGAAGCTGGCAGACATGCCAGAAAGCGGTCAGATGCAGCTGTTCGACGGTCGTACCGGCAACAAGTTCGAGCGTCATGTGACCGTTGGTTACATGTACATGCTCAAGCTGAACCACTTGGTGGACGACAAGATGCACGCGCGTTCCACTGGTTCTTACAGCCTGGTTACCCAGCAGCCGCTGGGTGGTAAGGCGCAGTTCGGTGGTCAGCGTTTCGGGGAGATGGAAGTGTGGGCGCTGGAAGCATACGGCGCGGCATACACCCTGCAAGAAATGCTCACAGTGAAGTCGGACGACGTGAACGGTCGGACCAAGATGTACAAAAACATCGTGGACGGCGATCACCGTATGGAGCCGGGCATGCCCGAGTCCTTCAACGTGTTGATCAAAGAGATTCGTTCGCTCGGTATCGATATCGATCTGGAAACCGAATAA
- the tuf gene encoding elongation factor Tu: MAKEKFDRSLPHVNVGTIGHVDHGKTTLTAALTRVCSEVFGSAVVEFDKIDSAPEEKARGITINTAHVEYNSNIRHYAHVDCPGHADYVKNMITGAAQMDGAILVCSAADGPMPQTREHILLSRQVGVPYIVVFLNKADLVDDAELLELVEMEVRDLLSTYDFPGDDTPIIIGSARMALEGKDDNEMGTTAVKKLVETLDSYIPEPERAIDKPFLMPIEDVFSISGRGTVVTGRIERGIVRVQDALEIVGLRDTTTTTCTGVEMFRKLLDEGRAGENCGVLLRGTKRDDVERGQVLVKPGSVKPHTKFTAEVYVLSKEEGGRHTPFFKGYRPQFYFRTTDVTGNCELPEGVEMVMPGDNIQMTVTLIKTIAMEDGLRFAIREGGRTVGAGVVAKIIE; encoded by the coding sequence ATGGCTAAGGAAAAGTTCGATCGTAGTCTGCCGCACGTAAACGTCGGCACCATTGGTCACGTTGACCATGGCAAGACCACGCTGACTGCGGCACTGACCCGCGTCTGCTCCGAAGTTTTCGGTTCGGCCGTCGTTGAATTCGACAAGATCGACAGCGCTCCAGAAGAGAAAGCTCGCGGTATCACCATTAACACCGCACACGTCGAGTACAACTCGAACATTCGTCACTACGCTCACGTCGACTGCCCAGGTCACGCTGACTACGTGAAGAACATGATCACCGGTGCTGCCCAGATGGATGGCGCGATCCTGGTTTGCTCGGCCGCCGATGGTCCGATGCCACAAACCCGTGAGCACATCCTGCTGTCCCGTCAGGTTGGCGTTCCGTACATCGTGGTCTTCCTGAACAAGGCTGACCTGGTAGACGACGCTGAGCTGCTGGAACTGGTCGAGATGGAAGTTCGCGACCTGCTGTCCACCTATGACTTCCCAGGCGACGACACCCCGATCATCATCGGTTCGGCTCGTATGGCGCTGGAAGGCAAAGACGACAACGAAATGGGCACCACCGCTGTCAAGAAGCTGGTTGAGACTCTGGACAGCTACATCCCGGAGCCTGAGCGCGCTATCGACAAGCCGTTCCTGATGCCAATCGAAGACGTATTCTCGATCTCGGGTCGTGGTACCGTTGTTACCGGTCGTATCGAGCGTGGTATCGTCCGCGTTCAAGACGCCCTGGAAATCGTTGGTCTGCGTGACACCACCACCACCACCTGCACCGGTGTTGAGATGTTCCGCAAGCTGCTGGACGAAGGTCGTGCTGGCGAGAACTGTGGCGTGCTGCTGCGCGGCACCAAGCGTGACGACGTTGAGCGTGGCCAGGTTCTGGTCAAGCCAGGTTCGGTCAAGCCGCACACCAAGTTCACCGCAGAAGTTTACGTTCTGAGCAAAGAAGAAGGCGGCCGTCACACTCCGTTCTTCAAAGGCTACCGTCCACAGTTCTACTTCCGTACTACTGACGTGACTGGTAACTGCGAGCTGCCAGAAGGCGTTGAAATGGTAATGCCAGGTGACAACATTCAGATGACTGTTACCCTGATCAAAACCATCGCGATGGAAGACGGTCTGCGTTTCGCTATCCGTGAAGGCGGTCGTACCGTCGGCGCTGGCGTAGTAGCGAAGATTATCGAATAA
- the rplL gene encoding 50S ribosomal protein L7/L12, whose protein sequence is MSLTNEQIIEAIGQKTVLEVVELIKAMEETFGVTAAVAAAGPAAAAAVVEEQTEFNVVLVAAGDKKVNVIKAVRELTGLGLKEAKEKVDTAPQVVAEGVSKEAADKAKADLEAAGATVELK, encoded by the coding sequence ATGTCTCTGACTAACGAGCAAATCATCGAAGCAATCGGCCAGAAAACCGTTCTGGAAGTTGTTGAGCTGATCAAAGCAATGGAAGAAACCTTCGGCGTTACCGCTGCTGTTGCCGCTGCTGGCCCAGCTGCTGCCGCTGCCGTTGTTGAAGAACAAACCGAGTTCAACGTTGTTCTGGTTGCCGCTGGCGACAAGAAAGTAAACGTGATCAAGGCTGTTCGCGAACTGACCGGCCTGGGCCTGAAAGAAGCCAAGGAAAAGGTTGATACCGCTCCTCAGGTTGTTGCTGAAGGCGTTTCGAAAGAAGCCGCTGACAAAGCTAAAGCTGACCTGGAAGCAGCAGGCGCTACCGTCGAACTGAAATAA
- the secE gene encoding preprotein translocase subunit SecE, whose amino-acid sequence MTPKAEAQDSRFDLLKWLAVVALVVVGVVGNQYYSASPILYRVLALLALAAVAGFVALQTAKGKSFFALAKEARTEIRKVVWPTRQETTQTTLIVVAVVLVMALLLWGLDSLLGWLISLIVG is encoded by the coding sequence ATGACTCCCAAGGCTGAAGCCCAAGACTCTCGTTTTGATCTGCTCAAGTGGCTGGCTGTTGTCGCTTTGGTAGTCGTTGGTGTTGTGGGTAACCAGTATTACTCTGCTTCGCCGATTCTGTACCGCGTACTTGCACTGCTTGCCCTTGCTGCTGTAGCTGGCTTTGTTGCCCTGCAGACCGCCAAAGGCAAGTCGTTCTTTGCGCTGGCAAAGGAAGCTCGCACCGAGATTCGTAAAGTCGTATGGCCAACCCGCCAAGAAACCACGCAGACCACGCTCATCGTAGTGGCGGTTGTCCTGGTGATGGCGTTGCTGCTGTGGGGTCTCGACTCCCTGCTGGGTTGGTTGATTTCCTTGATTGTTGGCTAA
- a CDS encoding pantothenate kinase: MILELDCGNSFIKWRVISATEGAVVAGGIVDSDQALVAAVTALPAAPRRCRLVSVRSEEETAGLSALLAQHFGLSVVVAQPAREVAGVRNGYEDYQRLGLDRWLAVLGGFHLARGACLVMDFGTAAKADFVSADGEHLGGFICPGMPLMRSQLRTHTRRIRYDDASAERALSSLAPGRSTVEAVERGCVHMLQGFVRSQLEHAHELWGDDFTVLLTGGDALLVQKAAPQARVVPDLVFVGLAMACPLD; the protein is encoded by the coding sequence ATGATTCTTGAGCTCGATTGTGGCAACAGCTTTATCAAGTGGCGAGTCATCAGCGCTACTGAGGGCGCCGTTGTTGCCGGCGGCATTGTGGACTCCGATCAGGCCCTGGTGGCTGCCGTCACGGCGCTCCCTGCAGCGCCCCGGCGCTGCCGCCTGGTCAGTGTCAGAAGTGAGGAGGAGACCGCTGGCCTTTCGGCGCTGCTCGCCCAGCATTTTGGCTTGAGCGTCGTGGTGGCTCAGCCTGCCAGGGAGGTCGCTGGCGTACGCAATGGCTATGAAGATTACCAGCGCCTCGGCCTGGATCGCTGGCTTGCGGTGCTGGGCGGCTTTCACTTGGCCCGTGGCGCGTGTCTGGTGATGGATTTCGGTACGGCGGCCAAGGCTGACTTCGTTTCGGCCGACGGCGAGCACCTGGGTGGCTTCATCTGCCCGGGCATGCCGTTGATGCGTAGCCAGCTGCGTACCCACACCCGACGCATCCGCTATGACGATGCCTCCGCTGAGCGCGCACTGTCGAGCCTTGCCCCTGGGCGTTCTACCGTCGAGGCGGTAGAGCGTGGCTGCGTGCACATGCTTCAGGGCTTTGTCCGCTCGCAGCTTGAGCATGCCCATGAGTTGTGGGGTGATGATTTCACTGTGTTGCTGACCGGGGGCGATGCGCTCCTGGTGCAAAAGGCCGCTCCACAGGCCCGGGTGGTTCCGGACCTGGTATTTGTTGGCCTGGCCATGGCTTGTCCCCTGGATTGA
- the nusG gene encoding transcription termination/antitermination protein NusG, which yields MAKRWYVVHAYSGYEKHVMRSLIERVKLAGMEDGFGEILVPTEEVVEMRNGQKRKSERKFFPGYVLVQMDMNEGTWHLVKDTPRVMGFIGGTADKPAPITDKEAEAILRRVADGSDKPKPKTLFEPGEVVRVIDGPFADFNGTVEEVNYEKSRIQVAVLIFGRSTPVELEFSQVEKV from the coding sequence GTGGCTAAGCGTTGGTACGTTGTGCATGCTTACTCGGGTTACGAGAAGCATGTCATGCGCTCGCTGATCGAGCGCGTAAAGCTGGCTGGCATGGAAGATGGCTTCGGCGAAATTCTGGTCCCCACTGAAGAAGTGGTTGAGATGCGCAATGGCCAGAAGCGCAAAAGCGAGCGTAAGTTCTTCCCAGGTTATGTGCTGGTCCAAATGGACATGAACGAAGGGACTTGGCACTTGGTCAAGGACACCCCTCGCGTCATGGGCTTCATCGGTGGTACTGCAGACAAGCCTGCACCGATCACCGACAAGGAAGCCGAGGCCATTCTGCGTCGCGTTGCCGATGGCAGCGACAAGCCGAAGCCGAAGACTCTGTTCGAGCCGGGCGAAGTGGTCCGTGTTATCGATGGTCCGTTTGCTGATTTCAACGGTACCGTTGAAGAAGTTAACTACGAGAAGAGCCGGATCCAAGTGGCCGTGCTTATTTTCGGTCGCTCTACCCCGGTAGAGCTCGAGTTCAGCCAGGTCGAGAAGGTCTAG
- the birA gene encoding bifunctional biotin--[acetyl-CoA-carboxylase] ligase/biotin operon repressor BirA translates to MLKLLKLLKDGRFHSGQDLGAALGVSRAAVWKQLQLLEAELNLPIHKVRGRGYQLATPLSLLEESAIAELSQGEQWPVLIFESIDSTNAQALRSISEGQAAPFLVLAERQAAGRGRRGRQWVSPFAENLYYSLVLRIEGGMRQLEGLSLVVGLAVMRTLQAFGVAGAGLKWPNDVLVNNQKIAGILLELVGDPADVCHVVLGVGINVNMQVNEQIDQLWTSVRRETGVAVDRNKLVAALSQTLQQDLQRHRQSGFAAFQAEWEQSHLWQGAAVSLIAGVNRIDGIVLGIDRQGALRLEVDGVEKSFSGGELSLRLRDDS, encoded by the coding sequence ATGCTGAAGTTGTTGAAGCTCCTCAAGGATGGCCGGTTCCATTCCGGGCAAGACCTGGGCGCAGCCTTGGGCGTCAGTCGCGCCGCTGTCTGGAAGCAATTACAGCTTCTTGAGGCTGAACTGAACCTGCCCATTCATAAAGTCCGTGGCCGCGGCTACCAGTTGGCCACGCCGTTGTCGTTGCTGGAAGAATCGGCCATAGCCGAGCTTTCCCAGGGCGAACAATGGCCAGTATTGATATTCGAATCCATCGACTCGACCAATGCCCAGGCCCTGCGCTCAATCAGCGAAGGCCAGGCTGCGCCGTTCCTGGTGCTGGCTGAGCGTCAGGCGGCGGGGCGCGGCCGACGCGGTCGTCAGTGGGTCAGCCCATTCGCGGAAAACCTCTATTACAGCCTGGTGCTGCGTATTGAAGGCGGCATGCGCCAGCTGGAAGGTCTGAGCCTAGTGGTTGGCCTGGCGGTAATGCGTACGCTGCAGGCCTTTGGTGTTGCCGGCGCGGGACTGAAATGGCCGAATGATGTTCTGGTAAACAATCAGAAGATCGCCGGTATCCTCCTGGAGTTGGTCGGAGATCCTGCGGACGTCTGTCACGTCGTGCTGGGGGTTGGTATCAACGTCAACATGCAGGTCAATGAGCAGATCGATCAGTTGTGGACGTCAGTGCGTCGTGAGACAGGGGTGGCAGTCGATCGTAATAAACTGGTGGCTGCGCTCAGTCAGACCCTGCAGCAGGATCTGCAGCGCCATCGGCAATCCGGATTCGCCGCGTTCCAGGCCGAGTGGGAACAATCCCATCTGTGGCAGGGGGCTGCGGTGTCCTTGATTGCCGGAGTCAACCGGATTGACGGAATTGTTCTAGGCATTGACCGGCAAGGGGCGCTGCGCCTCGAGGTCGATGGTGTTGAAAAGAGCTTTAGCGGTGGTGAGCTCAGTTTGAGGTTGCGTGATGATTCTTGA
- the rplA gene encoding 50S ribosomal protein L1, with protein sequence MAKLTKRQKAIASKIEAGKVYNFEEAAVLLAELSTVKFSESFDVAVNLGVDPRKSDQVVRSATVLPHGTGKTVRVAVFTQGPAAEAALAAGADRVGMDDLAAEMKGGDLNYDVVIASPDAMRVVGQLGQVLGPRGLMPNPKVGTVTPDVATAVKNAKAGQVRYRTDKNGIIHTSVGKIGFEAGKLKENVEALIADLKRIKPASSKGIYVKRVTLSTTMGPGLVIDQSSLNA encoded by the coding sequence ATGGCTAAGCTGACCAAGCGCCAAAAGGCCATTGCTTCGAAAATCGAAGCAGGCAAAGTCTACAACTTCGAAGAAGCAGCAGTGCTGCTGGCCGAACTGTCCACCGTGAAGTTCAGCGAATCCTTCGACGTTGCTGTCAACCTCGGTGTTGACCCACGTAAATCCGACCAGGTCGTACGTAGCGCTACCGTGCTGCCACACGGCACTGGCAAGACCGTACGTGTAGCTGTCTTCACCCAGGGTCCTGCTGCCGAGGCCGCTCTGGCTGCCGGCGCTGACCGCGTTGGTATGGACGATCTGGCTGCCGAAATGAAAGGCGGCGACCTGAACTATGACGTCGTTATTGCTTCCCCGGACGCAATGCGTGTTGTAGGTCAGCTGGGTCAGGTTCTGGGTCCTCGCGGCCTGATGCCTAACCCGAAAGTCGGTACCGTAACTCCAGACGTAGCCACCGCGGTTAAAAACGCCAAGGCTGGTCAGGTTCGTTATCGCACCGACAAAAACGGCATCATCCACACCTCCGTTGGCAAAATCGGCTTTGAAGCTGGCAAGCTGAAGGAAAACGTTGAAGCCCTGATCGCTGATCTGAAGCGTATCAAGCCAGCTTCCTCGAAAGGTATCTACGTCAAGCGCGTTACCCTGAGCACCACCATGGGCCCAGGTCTGGTCATCGACCAGAGCTCGCTGAACGCGTAA
- the rplK gene encoding 50S ribosomal protein L11, with translation MAKKIQAYIKLQVKAGQANPSPPVGPALGQHGVNIMEFCKAFNARTQGQEAGLPTPVIITVYSDRSFTFETKSTPASVLLKKAAGLTSGSARPNTVKVGTVTRAQLEEIAKTKNADLTAADMDAAVRTIAGSARSMGLNVEGV, from the coding sequence ATGGCTAAGAAGATTCAGGCTTACATCAAGCTGCAAGTAAAGGCCGGCCAGGCCAACCCAAGCCCACCCGTTGGTCCAGCACTGGGTCAACACGGTGTGAACATCATGGAATTCTGCAAGGCCTTCAACGCCCGTACCCAGGGTCAAGAAGCCGGCCTGCCGACTCCTGTGATCATCACTGTTTACAGTGACCGCAGCTTCACCTTCGAAACCAAAAGCACCCCTGCTTCGGTTCTGCTGAAGAAAGCAGCTGGCCTGACCAGCGGTTCTGCACGTCCGAACACCGTTAAAGTCGGTACTGTGACCCGTGCTCAGCTGGAAGAGATCGCAAAAACCAAAAATGCTGATCTGACCGCTGCTGACATGGATGCGGCCGTGCGTACCATCGCCGGTTCCGCTCGCAGCATGGGCCTCAACGTGGAGGGTGTGTAA
- the rplJ gene encoding 50S ribosomal protein L10 — MAIKLEDKKAIVAEVNEAAKVALSAVVADARGVTVGAMTGLRKEAREAGVYVRVVRNTLLKRAVADTEFSVLNDAFTGPTLIAFSNEHPGAAARLFAEFAKGQSKFEIKAAAFDGKFLAANQIDVLASLPTRDEAIAKLMSVIQGATSKLARTLAAVRDQKEAAAA, encoded by the coding sequence GTGGCAATTAAACTCGAAGACAAGAAGGCCATCGTCGCTGAAGTCAACGAGGCTGCCAAAGTCGCTCTGTCTGCTGTCGTGGCTGATGCCCGTGGCGTGACTGTAGGCGCAATGACCGGACTCCGTAAAGAGGCTCGTGAAGCTGGCGTTTACGTACGTGTTGTACGTAACACCCTGCTCAAGCGCGCTGTTGCTGACACTGAATTCAGTGTCCTCAACGACGCCTTCACCGGCCCTACCCTGATCGCGTTCTCCAACGAACACCCGGGCGCTGCTGCCCGTCTGTTCGCAGAATTCGCCAAGGGTCAGAGCAAGTTCGAGATCAAGGCAGCTGCGTTCGACGGCAAGTTCCTTGCCGCAAACCAGATCGACGTGTTGGCTTCGCTGCCGACCCGCGACGAAGCTATTGCAAAGCTGATGAGCGTGATCCAAGGCGCTACCAGCAAGCTGGCTCGTACTCTGGCAGCCGTTCGCGACCAGAAAGAAGCTGCTGCAGCCTAA